A single genomic interval of Lysobacter avium harbors:
- a CDS encoding OmpA family protein, which yields MKIRLMSAALLAGLAFASAANAQEFDDRWYLTGSTGFNLQDSDRGTNDAPFLALGLGKFVSPNWSIDGELNYQNPNFDANQDLNWSQYGISLDARYHFLAEGRNWNPYLLMGLGYQRAEEEFDAFPNPNSPGQRVDGNLAAKVGAGLQANMGRVGVRTELAYRGDFDDQSVHNPNESWFGDLLATVGVIVPLGPEPVAPVAPAPVAPPPAAPVEAPIPVTIDLRGVNFEFDKSNLRPDAVSVLNEAAQILQRYPELRVEVAGHTDSKGSDAYNQALSERRASAVYDYLTNNGVDAGRLVGPNGYGESRPIAPNTNPDGSDNPAGRAENRRTELNVQN from the coding sequence ATGAAAATCCGCTTGATGAGCGCCGCGCTGCTCGCCGGCCTGGCATTTGCCTCGGCCGCCAATGCGCAGGAATTCGATGACCGCTGGTACCTGACCGGTTCCACCGGTTTCAACCTGCAGGACAGCGACCGTGGCACCAATGACGCCCCGTTCCTGGCCCTTGGCCTTGGCAAGTTCGTCAGCCCGAACTGGTCGATCGACGGTGAGCTGAACTACCAGAACCCGAACTTCGACGCCAACCAGGACCTGAACTGGAGCCAGTACGGCATCTCGCTGGACGCGCGCTACCACTTCCTGGCCGAAGGCCGCAACTGGAACCCGTACCTGCTGATGGGCCTGGGCTACCAGCGCGCCGAGGAAGAGTTCGACGCGTTCCCGAACCCGAACTCGCCCGGTCAGCGCGTTGACGGCAACCTGGCCGCCAAGGTCGGTGCCGGTCTGCAGGCCAACATGGGTCGCGTCGGTGTGCGTACCGAGCTGGCCTACCGCGGTGACTTCGACGATCAGAGCGTTCACAACCCGAACGAGAGCTGGTTCGGTGACCTGCTGGCCACCGTCGGCGTGATCGTTCCGCTGGGCCCCGAGCCCGTTGCTCCGGTGGCGCCGGCTCCGGTCGCCCCACCGCCGGCCGCTCCGGTTGAGGCCCCGATCCCGGTGACCATCGACCTGCGTGGCGTGAACTTCGAGTTCGACAAGTCGAACCTGCGCCCGGATGCGGTCTCGGTCCTGAACGAAGCCGCCCAGATCCTGCAGCGCTACCCCGAGCTGCGCGTCGAAGTGGCCGGCCATACCGACTCCAAGGGTTCGGATGCGTACAACCAGGCCCTGTCGGAGCGTCGCGCCAGTGCCGTGTATGACTACCTGACCAACAACGGCGTGGACGCCGGCCGTCTGGTGGGTCCGAACGGTTACGGCGAGAGCCGCCCGATCGCGCCGAACACCAATCCGGACGGTTCGGACAACCCGGCCGGTCGCGCCGAGAACCGTCGCACCGAGTTGAACGTGCAGAACTAA
- the kbl gene encoding glycine C-acetyltransferase — protein MSLTKRYATSLEEIREAGLFKSERVISSPQSAQITLEDGSTVLNFCANNYLGLADHPDLIQAAKDALDSHGFGMASVRFICGTQDLHKELEETIADFFGTEDTILYASCFDANGGLYDPLLGPDDAVISDSLNHASIIDGVRLCKAQRFRYANCDMADLEKQLQAAEAAGCKTKLITTDGVFSMDGFVAPLDQICALAEKYGAMVHIDDCHATGFIGATGRGSAELKGVMDRIDIFTGTLGKAMGGAVGGFTTGKKEVIELLRQRSRPYLFSNSLPPHVVAAGTRAFQMLAGADAMRTTLEENTRYFREKMTAAGFDLKPGNHPIVPVMLYDAPMAQKFADRLLDEGIYAIGFFFPVVPQGEARIRTQISAAHTREQLDQAIEAFVRIGRELGVLKD, from the coding sequence ATGTCCCTGACCAAGCGTTACGCCACCAGCCTCGAGGAAATCCGCGAGGCCGGCCTGTTCAAGTCCGAGCGTGTGATCAGCAGCCCGCAGTCGGCGCAGATCACCCTGGAAGACGGCAGCACGGTGCTGAACTTCTGCGCCAACAACTACCTCGGCCTGGCCGATCATCCCGACCTCATCCAGGCCGCCAAGGACGCGCTGGATTCCCACGGTTTCGGCATGGCGTCCGTCCGCTTCATCTGCGGCACCCAGGACCTGCACAAGGAGCTGGAGGAGACGATCGCCGACTTCTTCGGCACTGAGGACACCATCCTCTATGCCTCCTGCTTCGACGCGAACGGCGGCCTGTACGATCCGCTGTTGGGGCCCGACGACGCAGTCATTTCCGACAGCCTCAACCACGCATCGATCATCGACGGTGTGCGCCTGTGCAAGGCCCAGCGCTTCCGCTACGCCAACTGCGACATGGCCGACCTGGAAAAGCAGTTGCAGGCCGCGGAAGCCGCCGGCTGCAAGACCAAGCTGATCACGACCGACGGCGTGTTCTCGATGGACGGTTTCGTCGCCCCGCTGGACCAGATCTGCGCGCTCGCCGAAAAGTACGGCGCCATGGTGCATATCGACGACTGCCACGCGACCGGCTTCATCGGCGCCACCGGCCGGGGCTCGGCCGAACTCAAGGGTGTCATGGACCGCATCGATATCTTCACCGGCACCCTGGGCAAGGCCATGGGCGGCGCGGTGGGCGGCTTCACGACCGGCAAGAAGGAAGTGATCGAACTGCTGCGCCAGCGTTCACGCCCGTACCTGTTCTCCAACTCGCTGCCGCCGCATGTCGTCGCGGCCGGGACCAGGGCGTTCCAGATGCTGGCCGGCGCCGACGCCATGCGCACCACGCTGGAGGAGAACACGCGTTACTTCCGCGAAAAAATGACCGCCGCCGGCTTCGACCTCAAGCCCGGCAACCATCCCATCGTCCCCGTGATGTTGTACGACGCGCCGATGGCCCAGAAGTTCGCCGACCGCTTGCTGGATGAAGGCATCTACGCGATCGGGTTCTTCTTCCCCGTGGTACCCCAGGGCGAGGCGCGCATCCGCACCCAGATCAGCGCAGCGCACACACGCGAGCAGCTCGACCAGGCCATTGAGGCGTTCGTCCGCATCGGGCGCGAGTTGGGTGTGCTGAAGGACTGA
- the tdh gene encoding L-threonine 3-dehydrogenase, protein MPSTMKALVKREAGKGIWMEDVPVPTAGANEVLIKLEKTAICGTDLHIYLWDEWSQRTIQPGLVIGHEFVGRIVDLGPGVTGYRVGQRVSAEGHIVCGHCRNCRGGRQHLCPNTVGIGVNRNGAFAEYIVMPATNLWPIPDQIPSELAAFFDPYGNAAHCALEFNVVGEDVLITGAGPIGIIAAGICKHIGARNVVVTDVNDYRLKLAADMGATRVVNVANTSLKDVMKDLHMEGFDVGLEMSGNARAFNDMLDCMYHGGKIALLGIMPQGAGADWDKIIFKGLTLHGIYGRKMYETWYKMTQLVLGGFPLGKVLTHQLPVDEFQKGFDLMEAGQSGKIVLSWN, encoded by the coding sequence ATCCCCTCCACGATGAAGGCGCTGGTCAAGCGCGAAGCCGGCAAAGGCATCTGGATGGAGGACGTCCCGGTGCCAACCGCCGGTGCCAACGAGGTCCTCATAAAGCTGGAGAAGACCGCGATCTGCGGCACCGACCTGCACATCTACCTGTGGGATGAGTGGAGCCAGCGCACCATCCAGCCGGGCCTGGTGATCGGTCACGAGTTCGTGGGGCGCATCGTGGACCTCGGCCCCGGCGTCACCGGCTACCGCGTCGGCCAGCGCGTCTCCGCCGAAGGCCACATCGTCTGCGGCCACTGCCGCAATTGCCGCGGCGGCCGCCAGCACCTGTGCCCCAACACCGTCGGCATCGGCGTCAACCGCAACGGCGCGTTCGCCGAGTACATCGTGATGCCGGCGACCAACCTGTGGCCCATCCCCGACCAGATCCCCAGCGAGCTGGCCGCGTTCTTCGACCCCTACGGCAACGCCGCGCACTGTGCGCTGGAGTTCAACGTGGTCGGCGAGGACGTGCTGATCACCGGCGCCGGCCCGATCGGCATCATCGCGGCGGGCATCTGCAAGCACATCGGCGCGCGCAACGTGGTGGTCACCGACGTCAACGACTACCGGCTCAAACTCGCCGCCGACATGGGCGCCACCCGCGTGGTCAACGTCGCCAACACCTCGTTGAAGGACGTGATGAAGGACCTGCACATGGAGGGCTTTGACGTCGGCCTGGAGATGAGCGGCAACGCGCGTGCCTTCAACGACATGCTCGATTGCATGTACCACGGCGGCAAGATCGCGCTGCTCGGGATCATGCCCCAGGGCGCCGGCGCCGACTGGGACAAGATCATCTTCAAGGGCCTGACCCTGCACGGCATCTACGGGCGGAAGATGTACGAGACCTGGTACAAGATGACCCAACTGGTGCTGGGCGGATTCCCGCTGGGCAAGGTGCTGACCCACCAGCTGCCGGTGGACGAGTTCCAGAAGGGCTTCGACCTCATGGAAGCCGGCCAGTCGGGCAAGATCGTACTCAGCTGGAATTGA
- a CDS encoding S46 family peptidase, translating to MTFRLLSAALTVALASTAAHADEGMWQPRQMPELAAQLKARGLEMDPAALSNLAGKPLDAVISLGGCTASFVSPTGLVVSNHHCVYGAVQYNSTPERDLLSDGFVARTLADELPAEPNARIYVTQEIEDVTARITDGLDGLDGKARYDTVESRSKALVAECEAPGGLRCNVYNFHGGLQFSLIRQLEIRDVRLVYAPSDAIGKFGGDEDNFEWPRHTGDFGFLRAYVGKDGKPAAYSADNVPYRPASWLTVSQQPLEEGDYVMVTGYPGSTDRYRLPGEVKQAIDWRYPTMVGYFGDYLATIDRTTAGDKAAALKYASTVAGINNVLKLYQGNLDGFAQMDDPVGMKQAREDALEAWLGKRGSEGRAQLAAIRALEKELAEDRATRERDLWFNTVLGGGLPGVAVNLYRNAIEQAKPDAERKPGYQDRDAPRIAGSMTAFDKRYDARVDQALLSLRLQRYASQVPAPQRVAALDRWLGISASDKTIPGLDAKLDALYAGSKLGDADTRLALLKADKAAIEASDDAALQLAVAMMPTVLQIEAEAEARSGRISALRPKYMQAMIDFNQSQGKPVYPDANSSLRITFGTVKGYSPRDGVQMTPFTTLAGIVAKTTGKEPFITPQAELDAIAAGKGAQYRMDSLGDVPVNFLSDVDTTGGNSGSPTLNSKGELVGLLFDGNYESLSAGWIFNPELTRSIHVDTRYMRWVMDEVDHAEHLLEEMGLPHD from the coding sequence GTGACCTTTCGACTCCTCTCGGCGGCCCTGACCGTCGCGCTCGCATCCACCGCCGCCCACGCCGATGAAGGCATGTGGCAACCCCGCCAGATGCCCGAGCTGGCAGCGCAGCTCAAGGCGCGCGGCCTGGAGATGGACCCGGCGGCGTTGTCCAACCTGGCCGGCAAGCCGCTGGATGCCGTCATCAGCTTGGGCGGCTGCACGGCAAGCTTCGTGTCACCTACCGGCCTGGTGGTGAGCAACCACCACTGCGTCTACGGCGCGGTGCAGTACAACTCCACGCCCGAGCGCGACCTGCTCAGCGACGGCTTCGTGGCCAGGACACTCGCCGACGAGCTGCCCGCCGAGCCCAATGCGCGCATCTACGTCACCCAGGAGATCGAGGACGTCACTGCCCGCATCACCGACGGGCTGGACGGGCTGGATGGCAAGGCGCGCTACGACACCGTGGAATCGCGCAGCAAGGCACTGGTGGCCGAGTGCGAGGCGCCCGGCGGCCTGCGCTGCAACGTCTACAACTTCCACGGCGGACTGCAGTTCTCGCTGATCCGGCAGCTGGAGATCCGCGACGTGCGCCTGGTGTATGCGCCGTCGGATGCGATCGGCAAGTTCGGCGGCGATGAGGACAACTTCGAGTGGCCGCGGCACACCGGCGACTTCGGTTTCCTGCGCGCCTACGTCGGCAAGGACGGCAAGCCGGCGGCGTACTCCGCGGACAACGTGCCCTACCGGCCGGCGAGCTGGCTGACGGTGTCCCAGCAGCCGCTGGAGGAGGGCGACTACGTCATGGTGACGGGCTACCCGGGTTCCACCGACCGCTACCGCCTGCCGGGCGAGGTCAAGCAGGCGATCGACTGGCGTTATCCGACCATGGTGGGCTACTTCGGCGACTACCTGGCCACGATTGACCGCACGACTGCTGGCGACAAGGCGGCGGCGCTCAAGTACGCCTCCACCGTGGCCGGCATCAACAACGTGCTCAAGCTGTATCAGGGCAACCTGGACGGGTTCGCCCAGATGGACGATCCGGTGGGCATGAAGCAGGCGCGCGAGGACGCGCTGGAGGCGTGGCTGGGCAAGCGCGGCAGCGAAGGCCGCGCACAGCTGGCCGCCATCCGCGCACTGGAGAAAGAGCTGGCCGAGGACCGCGCGACCCGTGAGCGCGACCTGTGGTTCAACACGGTTCTGGGCGGTGGCCTGCCCGGCGTGGCGGTCAACCTGTACCGCAACGCGATCGAGCAGGCCAAGCCGGACGCGGAGCGCAAGCCGGGCTATCAGGATCGCGATGCGCCGCGCATTGCCGGTTCGATGACCGCGTTCGACAAGCGCTACGACGCCAGGGTGGACCAGGCGCTGTTGTCGCTGCGCCTGCAGCGCTACGCCAGCCAGGTGCCCGCTCCGCAGCGCGTGGCGGCGCTCGACCGCTGGCTCGGCATCAGCGCCAGCGACAAGACCATACCCGGACTGGATGCCAAGCTGGACGCGCTCTATGCCGGCTCCAAGCTGGGCGACGCCGACACGCGGCTGGCCCTGCTGAAGGCGGACAAGGCGGCGATCGAGGCCTCCGATGACGCCGCCCTGCAGCTGGCCGTGGCGATGATGCCGACCGTGCTGCAGATCGAAGCCGAGGCCGAAGCCCGCTCCGGCCGGATCTCGGCGCTGCGGCCGAAGTACATGCAGGCGATGATCGATTTCAACCAGTCGCAGGGCAAGCCGGTGTATCCGGATGCCAACAGCTCGCTGCGCATCACCTTCGGCACCGTGAAGGGCTACTCGCCGCGCGACGGCGTGCAGATGACCCCGTTCACCACGCTGGCCGGCATCGTCGCCAAGACCACCGGCAAGGAGCCTTTCATCACCCCGCAGGCCGAGCTCGACGCGATTGCCGCCGGCAAGGGCGCGCAGTACCGGATGGATTCGCTGGGCGACGTGCCGGTGAACTTCCTCAGCGACGTGGACACCACCGGCGGCAACTCCGGCTCGCCGACGTTGAACTCCAAGGGCGAACTGGTCGGCCTCCTCTTTGACGGCAACTACGAAAGCCTCAGCGCCGGCTGGATCTTCAACCCCGAACTGACCCGCTCGATCCACGTCGATACCCG